In the Telopea speciosissima isolate NSW1024214 ecotype Mountain lineage chromosome 2, Tspe_v1, whole genome shotgun sequence genome, one interval contains:
- the LOC122650493 gene encoding uncharacterized protein LOC122650493, with translation MRRQLWEDLVTFAGLNCPWLVVGDFNTYLFADDKRGPGRFNLGSAEGFTTMVDTASLMPIPSMGNKFTWTNNRRVGNVQAVLDLVRSSWLTPISGSPLYIVNQKLKRLKGPLRDWAKGVFPHIEHEVLRTKNCLENVQGRKDMEGFSEELFKSKLQARIEHDKAIELHEKLWREKARNKWLALGDRCTKYFHASTKTRHVRSFIREIIKEDGSVLADVSEIGNHIVAHFENFFKRGTNAREPAMLSVIPKIISDVEKDMLTKIPTQEEIKAAVFDLDPNSALGPDGYPGTFFRVCWDFIGRDVCRGVQNFFKEGVITKGVNCNFMCLIPKVDGANRVGQFRPLCLGNFFFKIIPKIMAIRLSTILHMLISPEQGAFQKGKVIFENIGVASELTNMMEIKCRGGGLGMKLDIQKAFDTLEWSFLFDVMGAFGFDQRWIHWVHQILQSTRISILINGGPGGFFGMERGLRQGDPLSPLLFILAEEILCRGLKAIRERGWLKALNGPRQVFTPSHLLYVDDLFIFMKAEMASVRWVKQFLEAYGRYSGQVVNLAKSKVFMGRISSARKQQLQSVLQIPVCTFPTKYLGVMLKKGRVQRDLILPLMDQFKKRLAAWKGRFLSMAGRIELVRSVMSSIPVHNFSVYLWLASAIENMERWIRNFIWLREADHSKAITVSWDTLCKPKGEGGLGIRRLRDLNLALIAKLVWTIKSDSSDFARFLRGRFVRKDGSFKKPAGTSMLLPVSLLFNEMWGGFPSMEVLFSWWKRKAKTVPLPVAWNVLLIIVPQQIWMERNRRCFDGHRRNPSQVTKICFAEVMNYTRMRRVQVKSINDLVIARQLKCVISKPMERKIIECMFHLRHLCVYFSPSFVRVIQSPPSFSAPSTMILGTIIDDDADDVDDDDEHFIFLSLHPFRPVLTMVVTIVTFCLTLFPPPPLKLPVLWSIMAFTNSRQNKEGFSVFFVYVFASVTISGAGGTTVIIGFVAPAAVQSSTTLSCHQTKLHSSIQQIIADLFESRL, from the exons ATGAGAAGGCAGTTGTGGGAAGATCTGGTGACTTTTGCAGGGTTGAACTGTCCTTGGTTAGTAGTTGGAGATTTCAACACCTATCTATTTGCAGATGATAAAAGAGGGCCGGGAAGGTTCAATTTGGGATCGGCTGAAGGTTTTACGACCATGGTTGATACAGCTTCTCTAATGCCGATCCCCTCCATGGGTAACAAATTCACTTGGACCAACAACAGGCGGGTAGGAAACGTCCAGGCAGTTCTTGATC TGGTGAGAAGCTCATGGTTGACACCTATTTCGGGTTCTCCTCTTTATATTGTGAATCAAAAATTGAAGAGACTCAAAGGCCCTTTGAGAGATTGGGCCAAAGGGGTGTTTCCACACATTGAGCATGAAGTCCTTCGTACCAAGAACTGCCTTGAGAATGTGCAAGGGCGTAAGGATATGGAAGGATTTTCTGAGGAGTTGTTTAAGAGTAAATTGCAAGCTAGAATTGAGCATGACAAAGCCATTGAGCTTCATGAGAAGCTATGGAGGGAGAAGGCGAGGAATAAATGGTTAGCGCTTGGAGACAGATGCACGAAGTATTTTCATGCCTCGACCAAGACTCGACATGTTCGCAGCTTCATTAGAGAAATTATAAAGGAGGACGGATCAGTCTTAGCAGATGTTAGCGAGATTGGAAATCATATTGTGGCCCACTTTGAGAATTTCTTCAAAAGGGGAACAAATGCAAGAGAACCAGCAATGCTTTCAGTAATTCCCAAAATTATTTCAGATGTGGAGAAGGATATGCTCACAAAGATACCCACGCAGGAGGAGATCAAAGCGGCGGTGTTTGATCTGGACCCCAACAGTGCCCTAGGTCCAGACGGGTATCCGGGAACATTTTTTAGAGTGtgttgggattttattggcAGAGATGTGTGTCGAGGGGTGCAGAATTTCTTCAAGGAGGGAGTAATAACGAAAGGGGTGAACTGTAATTTCATGTGCCTGATTCCCAAGGTGGATGGGGCAAATAGAGTGGGGCAGTTTCGCCCTCTTTGCCTAgggaattttttctttaaaatcatCCCAAAAATAATGGCGATCAGACTGTCCACAATTCTGCATATGCTGATCTCTCCTGAGCAAGGAGCGTTCCAGAAGGGGAAGGTGATTTTTGAAAACATAGGGGTGGCTTCTGAGCTTACTAACATGATGGAGATAAAATGCAGAGGGGGAGGTTTGGGAATGAAATTAGACATCCAAAAGGCCTTTGATACACTGGAATGGAGCTTTCTATTTGATGTCATGGGTGCTTTTGGCTTTGATCAACGCTGGATACACTGGGTGCATCAGATTCTTCAATCCACCAGAATTTCAATCTTGATTAATGGTGGACCTGGAGGTTTCTTTGGCATGGAGAGGGGATTGCGACAGGGGGATCCACTATCACCTCTATTATTTATTCTTGCAGAGGAAATCTTATGTAGAGGACTCAAGGCGATACGAGAAAGAGGTTGGCTTAAGGCGTTGAACGGGCCCAGACAGGTATTCACTCCTTCACACTTGCTTTATGTTGATGACCTATTTATCTTTATGAAGGCTGAGATGGCAAGTGTGAGATGGGTCAAGCAATTCTTGGAGGCTTATGGAAGGTACTCGGGGCAAGTGGTAAATCTTGCAAAGAGCAAAGTGTTCATGGGGCGTATCTCAAGTGCAAGAAAGCAGCAGCTCCAATCGGTACTACAAATTCCAGTGTGCACTTTCCCAACAAAGTATTTGGGGGTTATGTTGAAGAAGGGACGAGTGCAGCGTGATTTAATCCTCCCTCTAATGGACCAATTTAAGAAACGGCTGGCAGCATGGAAGGGTAGGTTCCTATCTATGGCTGGGCGAATAGAACTTGTCAGATCTGTAATGAGCAGCATACCAGTGCACAATTTCTCTGTTTATCTATGGCTGGCTAGTGCTATAGAGAATATGGAAAGATGGATTCGCAACTTCATATGGTTAAGAGAAGCAGATCACTCCAAAGCAATCACGGTGAGTTGGGACACATTGTGCAAAccaaaaggagaaggagggctTGGCATTCGGCGATTAAGGGATCTCAATCTAGCTCTTATTGCCAAGCTTGTGTGGACAATTAAATCAGACAGCTCGGACTTTGCTAGATTCTTGAGGGGAAGATTTGTGAGGAAGGATGGCTCATTCAAAAAGCCGGCAGGGACATCTATGCTTCTTCCAG TATCACTGCTCTTTAATGAGATGTGGGGAGGCTTCCCATCAATGGAGGTACTCTTCTCTTGGTGGAAAAGAAAGGCAAAAACTGTGCCTCTACCGGTAGCATGGAATGTCCTGCTTATTATTGTGCCCCAACAAatctggatggagaggaacagGCGTTGTTTTGATGGTCACAGAAGAAATCCATCACAGGTAACTAAGATCTGCTTTGCAGAAGTTATGAACTACACTAGGATGCGAAGGGTGCAGGTTAAATCAATCAATGATCTTGTTATAGCCAGGCAATTGAAGTGCGTAATCTCCAAGCCAATGGAAAGGAAGATCATTGAG TGCATGTTTCATCTCCGTCATTTGTGCGTGTACTTTTCTCCATCATTTGTGCGTGTAATCCaatctcctccttccttctctgcACCTTCCACCATGATCCTTGGCACCATCATCGATGATGATGCCGACGATGTCGATGATGACGATGAACATTTCATCTTTCTGAGTCTACACCCCTTCCGCCCTGTTCTCACCATGGTTGTCACCATCGTTACATTCTGCCTTACCCttttccctccccctcccctgaAGCTCCCCGTTCTGTGGTCGATCATGGCGTTTACCAATAGTCGGCAAAACAAGGAaggtttttctgttttctttgtttatgtGTTTGCAAGTGTTACCATCTCTGGTGCTGGTGGTACCACGGTCATCATCGGCTTCGTTGCTCCAGCCGCTGTTCAATCCTCAACAACCCTCTCATGTCACCAGACGAAgctccactcgtcgatccaGCAGATCATTGCAGATCTATTCGAAAGTAGGCTGTGA